A genome region from Anopheles stephensi strain Indian chromosome 2, UCI_ANSTEP_V1.0, whole genome shotgun sequence includes the following:
- the LOC118504002 gene encoding carbohydrate sulfotransferase 11-like produces the protein MGAIGGRRRASSFAAPNNPVTVGSVLRWSAVGSLVICVLVLVLPWPLPYEQSVEEIMQERSNHLREQCQTILTHGTNQSASGARTSKPQSLYYNYFYQPRFQMLWCSISKVASSSWMYQFNRWAGVSRDKIAQAARDMKALARMYYPVPTRADVEQMKQNVALPAIRFLLVRDPMDRFVSAYEDLIVRPQSDNYRNLRRFIFREVYGVDAPAGTAENGTATPPPVPSFSDFTEFVLRRTNVLDPHWNTYYNLCDPCFLQPTVIIKLETYDRDVAHLLRLANVTTGADNYDNARSGNAFEGHRLNVNHHRAPGDTLHRNASTIDRLAELTKEQFERLYRRYELDFRLFQYDASHYFAMYGTD, from the exons ATGGGAGCTATCGGTGGTCGGCGGCGTGCAAGCAGTTTTGCAGCTCCCAATAACCCGGTCACTGTTGGCAGTGTGTTGCGATGGAGTGCAGTGGGCAGTTTGGTGATTTGTGTGCTAGTGCTAGTATTACCCTGGCCACTGCCTTACGAACAGTCGGTCGAAGAGATCATGCAGGAGCGTTCGAATCATCTGCGGGAACAGTGTCAAACGATTCTAACGCACGGCACGAACCAGTCGGCGTCAGGTGCACGAACTTCAAAACCACAGTCCCTGTACTATAACTACTTTTATCAACCCCGGTTCCAAATGCTTTGGTGTTCGATAAGCAAAGTAGCGTCCAGCAGTTGGATGTATCAGTTCAACCGCTGGGCGGGTGTTTCGCGCGATAAGATCGCCCAGGCAGCACGAGATATGAAGGCACTGGCGCGAATGTACTATCCCGTGCCGACACGTGCCGACGTGGAACAAATGAAGCAGAACGTCGCGTTGCCAGCGATCCGATTTCTGTTGGTGCGTGATCCAATGGATCGGTTCGTCAGTGCGTACGAGGATCTGATCGTGCGGCCGCAGAGTGATAACTATCGTAACCTCCGGCGGTTTATCTTTCGCGAGGTGTACGGCGTGGACGCGCCCGCAGGCACAGCCGAG AATGGTACCGCCACGCCGCCGCCGGTACCGAGCTTCAGCGACTTCACCGAATTTGTGCTCCGTCGCACCAACGTGCTCGATCCACACTGGAACACTTACTACAATCTGTGCGATCCCTGCTTCCTGCAGCCGACCGTAATCATCAAGCTGGAAACGTACGACCGGGACGTGGCGCACCTTCTCCGGCTGGCGAACGTAACCACCGGTGCGGATAATTATGATAATGCACGGAGCGGCAACGCATTCGAGGGACATCGTCTGAATGTTAATCATCATCGCGCGCCGGGTGACACTTTACACCGCAACGCCTCCACGATTGACCGGTTGGCGGAACTGACGAAGGAACAGTTCGAGCGATTGTATCGCCGGTACGAGCTAGATTTTCGATTGTTTCAGTACGACGCGAGCCACTACTTTGCGATGTACGGGACGGATTGA